The following coding sequences lie in one Myxococcales bacterium genomic window:
- a CDS encoding PIN domain-containing protein: protein MAKVLLDTDILSEIIKQRDPAVVAQATEYLAEERRFTISVLSVMEIVYGFHRLAREDRIDQFLTLISVHQVLPFEIAAATLAGRIYADLERRGTPIGLADVMIGAVGLHHGLPVVTGNTSHFTAIREAGYPLEIRNWRAAPPGS from the coding sequence ATGGCTAAGGTGTTGCTCGACACGGACATCCTCTCCGAGATCATCAAGCAGAGGGATCCGGCCGTGGTGGCGCAGGCCACAGAGTACCTCGCCGAGGAGCGTCGCTTCACGATCTCGGTGTTGTCGGTGATGGAAATCGTCTACGGCTTTCACCGGCTCGCCAGGGAGGACCGCATCGATCAGTTCCTGACCCTGATTTCGGTTCATCAGGTGCTGCCGTTCGAGATCGCGGCGGCCACGCTCGCCGGGCGCATTTACGCCGACCTGGAACGCCGCGGCACTCCGATTGGCCTCGCCGATGTGATGATCGGTGCTGTCGGGTTGCATCATGGCCTACCGGTCGTCACCGGCAACACCTCCCACTTCACCGCCATCAGGGAGGCTGGGTACCCACTCGAGATCCGAAATTGGAGAGCCGCACCTCCAGGGAGTTGA
- a CDS encoding trypsin-like serine protease, with the protein MDYVGSWGNKPCTGTLVSCREVLTAQHCLEPATQEVAVRLLRYSPAKQWKSISVPFQLGTTVIVRQPGVYGDLAKGQNDMLLVRLPGPVPKGFSPIPRHPGHSTKFFEDKTTIVGYGLTGACTPNNADERRFGNQLSANTLFNGFTIDWTLGGEESSADAGDSGGPLLVGPVGAPRIVGVFSDFLADPFALSCNPVTNQWASVVAQKAWLDSVLAPPGLDSDGDGVPDECDECALGSDYDRCGPNSAAPGVPRACAPPCGCEPDTDHDGICDKEDACPNTPSTLAVNANALSESFHTPTERWPDLCDPVPVPAAKPVPKDIPLPSVGSPPCADPVCYVKKGTDSSSLRVTPVRSNRAPVLVGSPSHWNFFGVATNFRFCQRPLVPGQDPNCDDQPAVLDARLTDAATAAQEQRAQPYHRIRIDRGLTQLPRGASSPFNYLNAHSFDTKQQYDVKWAYLEDFAFWQTKAGTLAEIIALPSPGFPDGSVASGLDGKMWLNAATPVGDTFNVGTGFHGEQLANAHFDLAPEKFQLVGTAGPLIWPTFEGDNPILWPLAADPIKRNWQPFPDEPAGQARVAFWSSVAHGPFVLTTGGDAVDASDRVSPALAASVGAGSRVLNAVEPYGAWWSANERVAVLFARDATSVVDSVAVGDDGQLVGGADDRQVGCTAGQVLMRCASGLKCSIPCNEVVGDDGGNPGPGDPSCTLAAAPGSDGVTDESVVTCQAESGALCAAGSMACSSGCFVPCDGIVGCVPDGRFGDEQPDLCGDRAAGATLAVAQNPGVPALPEPRTEFVGVYSRSLDRLFVLGGRSIAGDRLHDIWTGRPMGHFVRLPLTQSLGDVLAGTYEFVERVLYVLDEVAPPQSKSKQGGKPPPHFLRLLRVDPFDASVTVLTTWPSVGAFDRFFLVADSDRQLLIAATSTLAHKYAIVRFAVSPLQVTGARLGSGQLAARPVVDPVGYLLVTRDKKNQRLTTERFTLANAAGPQANPSISQVLQ; encoded by the coding sequence GTGGACTACGTCGGGAGCTGGGGGAACAAGCCGTGCACCGGCACGCTGGTGTCGTGCCGAGAAGTGCTGACCGCCCAGCACTGTCTCGAGCCAGCAACTCAGGAAGTCGCCGTTCGTCTGCTGCGTTACTCGCCGGCGAAGCAATGGAAATCCATTTCGGTGCCGTTTCAGCTCGGCACTACGGTCATCGTCAGGCAACCCGGCGTGTACGGCGACCTGGCGAAGGGGCAGAACGACATGCTGCTGGTGAGGCTCCCCGGACCGGTACCGAAAGGGTTCAGTCCGATCCCTCGGCACCCAGGGCACAGCACGAAGTTCTTCGAGGACAAGACGACCATCGTTGGTTATGGGCTCACTGGCGCTTGCACGCCCAACAACGCCGACGAGCGCCGCTTTGGCAACCAGCTGAGCGCAAACACCCTGTTCAACGGCTTCACCATCGACTGGACACTCGGCGGCGAGGAATCGTCCGCCGACGCTGGCGACTCCGGGGGTCCGCTGCTGGTGGGGCCGGTCGGTGCTCCCCGTATTGTAGGGGTCTTCTCTGACTTCCTCGCGGACCCATTCGCTCTGAGCTGCAATCCAGTCACCAACCAATGGGCGAGCGTCGTTGCGCAGAAGGCCTGGCTCGACAGCGTACTCGCCCCACCAGGGTTAGACTCAGACGGCGACGGAGTTCCCGACGAGTGCGACGAGTGCGCGCTCGGCAGCGACTACGACCGCTGCGGTCCCAACTCGGCCGCACCGGGCGTGCCAAGGGCCTGCGCGCCCCCGTGCGGGTGCGAGCCCGACACGGACCACGACGGCATCTGCGACAAGGAAGACGCTTGCCCGAACACGCCGTCGACTCTTGCGGTCAACGCGAACGCGCTCTCCGAGAGCTTTCACACGCCGACCGAGCGCTGGCCCGACCTCTGTGATCCAGTGCCCGTTCCTGCTGCGAAACCCGTCCCCAAGGACATTCCGCTCCCCTCCGTCGGCAGCCCACCGTGTGCCGACCCAGTTTGCTACGTGAAGAAAGGCACGGACAGTTCGTCGCTGCGAGTGACCCCCGTGCGTTCGAACCGCGCGCCGGTTCTGGTGGGCTCTCCGTCGCACTGGAATTTCTTTGGGGTCGCGACGAACTTCAGGTTCTGCCAGAGGCCGCTCGTTCCCGGTCAGGACCCGAATTGCGATGACCAGCCCGCGGTCTTGGACGCCCGCCTCACCGACGCCGCGACGGCCGCTCAGGAGCAGCGCGCCCAGCCCTACCACCGCATCCGCATCGACCGGGGTCTCACGCAGCTTCCGCGAGGGGCCAGCAGCCCCTTTAACTACCTCAACGCCCACTCGTTCGATACGAAGCAGCAGTACGACGTGAAGTGGGCCTATCTGGAGGACTTCGCCTTCTGGCAAACCAAGGCAGGGACGCTCGCCGAAATCATCGCCTTGCCGAGCCCTGGCTTTCCCGACGGCAGCGTGGCGAGTGGTCTCGACGGCAAGATGTGGCTCAACGCCGCGACGCCAGTCGGGGACACCTTCAATGTTGGAACGGGCTTCCACGGCGAGCAGCTCGCGAACGCACACTTCGATCTCGCGCCGGAAAAGTTCCAGCTCGTGGGCACGGCGGGTCCGCTCATCTGGCCGACCTTCGAGGGCGACAACCCGATCCTCTGGCCCCTGGCGGCGGATCCGATCAAGCGGAACTGGCAGCCGTTTCCCGACGAGCCAGCCGGGCAAGCGCGAGTTGCCTTCTGGAGCTCGGTCGCACACGGACCCTTCGTGCTCACCACGGGAGGGGACGCTGTCGACGCTTCAGACCGGGTGAGCCCTGCGCTCGCGGCGTCGGTTGGTGCAGGCTCGCGGGTATTGAATGCGGTCGAGCCCTATGGCGCGTGGTGGTCCGCAAACGAGCGGGTTGCCGTGCTGTTCGCTCGCGACGCTACGAGCGTGGTTGACAGCGTGGCGGTCGGAGATGATGGGCAGCTCGTCGGAGGCGCCGACGACCGTCAGGTCGGGTGCACGGCCGGGCAAGTGCTCATGCGCTGTGCGAGCGGACTCAAGTGTTCGATCCCATGCAATGAGGTCGTCGGGGACGACGGCGGCAACCCAGGTCCCGGCGACCCTTCGTGCACCCTGGCCGCGGCGCCCGGCAGCGACGGTGTCACCGACGAATCGGTGGTCACCTGCCAGGCGGAGTCCGGGGCGCTCTGCGCGGCGGGCAGCATGGCGTGCAGCTCGGGCTGCTTCGTGCCCTGCGACGGGATCGTAGGTTGTGTTCCGGATGGTCGCTTCGGGGACGAACAGCCTGATCTGTGCGGCGACAGAGCTGCGGGGGCTACGCTCGCCGTGGCGCAGAATCCGGGGGTACCCGCGCTCCCGGAGCCACGCACCGAATTCGTCGGCGTCTACTCCCGCTCTCTCGACAGGTTGTTCGTGCTCGGCGGGCGCAGCATCGCTGGAGATCGGCTCCACGACATCTGGACGGGTCGTCCGATGGGCCACTTCGTCCGGCTCCCGTTGACTCAAAGTCTCGGCGATGTGCTGGCCGGCACCTACGAGTTCGTTGAAAGAGTGCTGTACGTGCTCGACGAGGTCGCACCACCGCAGTCTAAGTCCAAGCAGGGTGGAAAGCCGCCTCCACATTTCTTGCGCCTGCTCCGCGTGGACCCCTTCGATGCAAGTGTGACGGTGCTCACGACCTGGCCTTCGGTCGGCGCTTTTGATCGCTTCTTCCTCGTCGCGGACAGTGATCGTCAACTGCTGATCGCTGCAACCAGCACTCTGGCCCACAAGTACGCTATCGTGCGTTTCGCAGTATCGCCCTTGCAGGTCACCGGTGCGAGGCTTGGCTCGGGCCAGTTGGCTGCACGCCCCGTGGTGGACCCAGTCGGTTACCTGCTGGTAACGCGTGACAAGAAAAACCAACGCCTGACGACAGAGCGGTTCACTCTCGCGAATGCCGCGGGCCCGCAGGCCAACCCAAGCATCAGCCAAGTCCTCCAATGA